In Hallerella succinigenes, the following are encoded in one genomic region:
- a CDS encoding type II toxin-antitoxin system VapC family toxin — protein MIRIENSRVLFLGELPIRRLLEFRSEFYPIMLRILDIVYERKIQMVASPITLANISFKAHEKAQPVLAREFKEFFTKSSQFMLREIDAEIAAVSAEFRSKYKLSLEDSLQLATAYVCGADLVLTENEEWKEISDMNVVTLSEFA, from the coding sequence ATGATTCGAATAGAAAATTCCAGAGTCCTTTTTTTGGGCGAATTACCGATTCGGCGCTTGCTCGAATTCCGTTCTGAATTTTATCCGATCATGCTCCGCATATTAGACATAGTGTACGAGCGAAAAATTCAGATGGTCGCTTCGCCGATTACTCTTGCGAACATCTCGTTTAAGGCACACGAAAAGGCGCAGCCGGTTTTGGCTCGGGAATTCAAGGAATTCTTTACCAAGAGTTCTCAGTTCATGCTGCGGGAAATCGATGCGGAAATCGCCGCGGTTTCTGCAGAGTTCCGTTCCAAGTACAAGCTTTCCCTGGAAGATTCTTTGCAACTCGCGACCGCTTACGTCTGTGGGGCGGATCTTGTACTTACGGAAAACGAAGAGTGGAAAGAGATTTCCGACATGAATGTCGTGACACTTTCCGAATTCGCTTAA